From Microbacterium pseudoresistens, the proteins below share one genomic window:
- a CDS encoding malate dehydrogenase: protein MTTTITITGAGGQIGYALLFRIAAGDMLGPDEHVRLRLLEIPAGLGAAEGAALELQDGAFPLLDDVEVTDDPAVGFAGADHALLVGSRPRGPGMERGDLLAANGAIFGPQGAAIAANAASGVRVTVVGNPANTNALIAAAAADGVPAEQFSALTRLDENRARAQLAAALEVPVASVRRVPIWGNHSATQFPDVGHALIDGRPAADALAARVGDVDAWLGETFIPRVAGRGAEIISVRGSSSVASAASATIDHVRSWALGTDDWTSAGVVSHGEYGVPEGLICSFPVESVAGRWRIVEGLQPDAGARTRIDASVAELVDERDAVRRLGLI from the coding sequence ATGACCACGACGATCACGATCACCGGTGCCGGCGGGCAGATCGGCTACGCATTGCTGTTCCGCATCGCGGCGGGCGACATGCTCGGCCCCGACGAGCACGTGCGGTTGCGGCTCCTCGAGATCCCCGCAGGGCTGGGGGCGGCCGAGGGCGCAGCCCTCGAACTGCAGGACGGCGCGTTCCCTCTGCTCGACGACGTGGAGGTCACCGACGATCCGGCCGTCGGCTTCGCCGGCGCCGACCACGCTCTGCTCGTGGGCTCACGACCGCGCGGGCCCGGCATGGAACGCGGCGACCTGCTCGCGGCGAACGGGGCGATCTTCGGTCCGCAGGGTGCGGCCATCGCGGCGAACGCCGCCTCGGGCGTACGCGTGACGGTGGTCGGCAACCCCGCGAACACGAACGCCCTCATCGCCGCGGCCGCCGCCGACGGAGTGCCCGCCGAGCAGTTCAGCGCTCTCACCCGCCTGGACGAGAACCGCGCCCGCGCGCAGCTCGCCGCAGCGCTCGAGGTGCCGGTGGCCTCGGTCCGCCGCGTGCCGATCTGGGGAAACCACTCCGCGACGCAGTTCCCCGACGTCGGTCACGCGCTCATCGACGGGCGCCCCGCCGCGGATGCTCTGGCCGCACGCGTGGGCGACGTCGACGCCTGGCTGGGCGAGACGTTCATCCCCCGCGTCGCGGGGCGCGGCGCCGAGATCATCTCCGTGCGCGGGTCGTCGTCGGTGGCCTCTGCTGCCAGCGCGACGATCGACCACGTGCGCTCCTGGGCGCTCGGCACCGACGACTGGACGAGCGCCGGTGTCGTCTCGCACGGCGAGTACGGCGTACCCGAGGGGCTCATCTGCTCCTTCCCCGTGGAGTCCGTCGCCGGCCGCTGGCGCATCGTGGAGGGTCTGCAGCCGGATGCGGGGGCACGCACGCGCATCGATGCCTCCGTCGCCGAGCTCGTGGATGAGCGCGACGCCGTGCGCCGGCTCGGGCTGATCTGA
- the ypfJ gene encoding KPN_02809 family neutral zinc metallopeptidase, with the protein MTFNPNADVSENKARRRGRNAAIAGGSVVGVGAIAVMLLNMFTGVDLSGFFGGGQAAPAGGSQSTNGSVIAQCETGADANERDDCRIASTSLVLDDFWAAQVQGYRAPTLTVVDGSTPTPCGTASNQVGPFYCPPDEGVYIDPTFFDLLRQRFGASAGALAQVYILSHEYGHHIQNITGIMSAHPNNGTGPESNGVRTELQADCYAGAFIADMAEQKDDNGQPYMKAPTEKELEDAVNAAAAVGDDHIQQMSGFTNPESWTHGSSEQRMRWFATGYKFGLERCDTFSVAGGDL; encoded by the coding sequence ATGACTTTCAACCCGAACGCCGACGTCAGCGAGAACAAGGCCCGCCGCCGCGGTCGCAATGCAGCGATCGCGGGCGGCAGCGTCGTCGGCGTGGGCGCCATCGCCGTGATGCTGCTCAACATGTTCACCGGCGTCGACCTCTCCGGTTTCTTCGGCGGCGGACAGGCCGCCCCTGCGGGCGGCTCGCAGTCGACGAACGGATCGGTCATCGCGCAGTGCGAGACCGGCGCCGACGCCAACGAGCGCGACGACTGCCGCATCGCCTCGACCTCGCTCGTGCTCGACGACTTCTGGGCGGCGCAGGTGCAGGGCTACCGTGCACCGACGCTCACGGTCGTGGACGGTTCCACCCCCACCCCGTGCGGCACGGCGTCGAATCAGGTCGGTCCGTTCTACTGCCCGCCCGACGAGGGCGTGTACATCGATCCGACCTTCTTCGACCTGCTGCGTCAGCGCTTCGGGGCCTCGGCGGGCGCACTCGCGCAGGTGTACATCCTCTCCCACGAGTACGGCCACCACATCCAGAACATCACCGGCATCATGTCCGCGCACCCGAACAACGGCACCGGGCCGGAGAGCAACGGCGTGCGCACCGAGCTGCAGGCCGACTGCTACGCGGGCGCGTTCATCGCCGACATGGCAGAGCAGAAAGACGACAACGGCCAGCCCTACATGAAGGCTCCGACCGAGAAGGAGCTGGAGGATGCGGTGAACGCGGCCGCGGCGGTCGGCGACGACCACATCCAGCAGATGTCGGGTTTCACCAACCCGGAGAGCTGGACCCACGGTTCCAGCGAGCAGCGAATGCGGTGGTTCGCCACCGGGTACAAGTTCGGACTCGAACGCTGCGACACGTTCTCGGTGGCCGGCGGCGACCTGTAG
- a CDS encoding aldehyde dehydrogenase family protein — protein sequence MPTALAEDLRAPLDAAIAELETGSGSWAAMSPAQRVTLLRGVRRSVAGVSRKWARVAADSKQLPAGHPLRGEEWLSGPYGTLGALDAYIETLDRLAEGRNPLDGVRIDSAPGDRTRIHAFPLTASDRILLSGFTGEVWLRPGTTPGDARARAGLAQRRPAEGGVGLVLGAGNVTSIPVLDVLYELLAHDRVAILKLNPTQDPLLPVFEKALAPLMAAGLLRIVRGGGDVGAYLTGHPRIAHVHITGSAPTFDAIVWGTGAAGKRRRRENRPQLKKPITAELGGVSPIIVVPGEWSEADLRYQAEHVATMRLQNCGHNCIAGQVVILSADWPQRAQFLTELRRAYATAPERPLWYPHADERMRQAAESYPDALVLADRLLVEIGPDDDPSALENTEYFAPVLGVVSLPGSGQGFLDAAVSHANDRLQGTLGANVLVDPATEHALGDDFTRAIAELRYGSIAINTWTAFGFIAPTMTWGAFPGGTIADVGSGIGVVHNALLLGDVERSVVRGPFRPLPRSLGAWRDGGRFTILPKPPWFVSSRTGTEVSEGLTRFRARGGVLALMRTLIQAMRA from the coding sequence ATGCCCACCGCCCTGGCCGAAGACCTGCGCGCACCTCTGGATGCCGCGATCGCCGAACTCGAGACGGGTTCGGGGTCGTGGGCCGCGATGAGTCCGGCCCAGCGCGTCACCCTGCTGCGCGGCGTGCGCCGGAGCGTCGCCGGAGTCTCCCGGAAGTGGGCGCGGGTCGCCGCCGACTCCAAGCAGCTCCCCGCCGGGCACCCGCTGCGCGGCGAGGAATGGCTCAGCGGCCCGTACGGCACCCTCGGCGCGCTGGATGCGTACATCGAGACGCTCGATCGCCTCGCCGAAGGACGCAACCCGCTCGACGGGGTGCGCATCGACAGCGCACCCGGCGATCGCACGCGCATCCATGCCTTCCCGCTCACCGCGTCGGATCGCATCCTGCTCTCCGGCTTCACGGGTGAGGTGTGGCTGCGCCCGGGGACGACGCCCGGGGATGCCCGTGCGCGCGCCGGCCTCGCGCAGCGCCGACCCGCCGAGGGCGGCGTCGGGCTCGTGCTCGGTGCAGGGAACGTCACCTCCATCCCGGTGCTCGATGTGCTCTACGAGCTGCTGGCCCACGACCGCGTCGCCATCCTCAAGCTCAACCCGACGCAGGATCCGCTGCTGCCCGTCTTCGAGAAGGCCCTCGCGCCGTTGATGGCCGCGGGTCTGCTGCGCATCGTGCGCGGCGGCGGCGATGTCGGCGCGTACCTCACCGGCCATCCGCGGATCGCGCACGTGCACATCACGGGCTCTGCTCCCACGTTCGACGCGATCGTCTGGGGCACCGGCGCGGCCGGCAAGCGACGCCGCCGCGAGAACCGCCCCCAGTTGAAGAAGCCGATCACCGCCGAGCTCGGCGGGGTCTCGCCGATCATCGTCGTGCCCGGCGAGTGGAGCGAGGCCGACCTGCGCTATCAGGCCGAGCATGTGGCGACCATGCGCCTGCAGAACTGCGGCCACAACTGCATCGCCGGCCAGGTCGTGATCCTCTCGGCAGACTGGCCGCAGCGTGCGCAGTTCCTCACCGAGCTGCGGCGGGCGTACGCCACGGCCCCAGAGCGCCCGCTGTGGTATCCGCACGCCGACGAGCGGATGCGGCAGGCCGCCGAGTCCTATCCGGACGCGCTCGTGCTGGCCGACCGGCTGCTCGTGGAGATCGGGCCCGACGACGATCCCTCTGCTCTGGAGAACACGGAGTACTTCGCCCCCGTGCTCGGCGTCGTCTCCCTTCCCGGCTCCGGCCAGGGCTTCCTCGATGCCGCCGTGAGCCACGCCAACGACCGCCTGCAAGGCACGCTCGGCGCGAACGTGCTCGTCGACCCCGCCACCGAGCACGCCCTCGGCGACGACTTCACCCGCGCGATCGCCGAGCTGCGCTACGGCTCCATCGCGATCAACACCTGGACCGCGTTCGGCTTCATCGCACCGACGATGACCTGGGGGGCCTTCCCGGGAGGCACGATCGCCGACGTCGGCAGCGGGATCGGCGTCGTGCACAACGCCCTGCTCCTCGGCGACGTCGAACGCTCGGTCGTGCGCGGACCGTTCCGCCCGTTGCCGCGTTCGCTGGGCGCCTGGCGAGACGGCGGACGGTTCACGATCCTGCCCAAGCCACCGTGGTTCGTCTCGTCACGTACGGGAACCGAGGTGAGCGAAGGCCTCACCCGCTTCCGCGCCCGCGGCGGCGTGCTCGCCCTGATGCGCACGCTGATCCAGGCGATGCGCGCCTGA
- a CDS encoding recombinase family protein, protein MSEKTHTGASAMHDEAATSPLHLPHPAAECPKCFTQLQDNRNWWSARPEGSRLVGLVVARDGMPSVVEQREDLTRFGVPIEGFRHPAPDILESWNDRIARLIDTLTAGDVLVVANVHALGRDTDEEARTVAALRRHGVIVKVLAHHAHHLADIAR, encoded by the coding sequence ATGAGCGAGAAGACGCACACCGGGGCATCGGCGATGCACGACGAGGCTGCGACGAGTCCGCTGCATCTGCCGCATCCCGCCGCAGAGTGCCCGAAGTGCTTCACGCAGCTTCAGGACAACCGCAACTGGTGGTCGGCCCGGCCCGAGGGCTCACGTCTCGTCGGCCTCGTCGTCGCACGCGACGGCATGCCGTCAGTCGTCGAGCAGCGCGAAGACCTCACCCGCTTCGGCGTTCCCATCGAGGGGTTCCGCCATCCGGCCCCTGACATCCTGGAGAGCTGGAACGACCGGATCGCCCGGCTCATCGACACCCTCACCGCCGGTGATGTGCTCGTCGTGGCGAACGTGCACGCGCTCGGCCGCGACACCGACGAAGAGGCCCGCACCGTGGCGGCGCTGCGCCGGCACGGTGTGATCGTGAAGGTGCTCGCGCACCACGCGCATCACCTCGCCGACATCGCCCGCTGA